From a single Micromonospora pallida genomic region:
- the rfaE2 gene encoding D-glycero-beta-D-manno-heptose 1-phosphate adenylyltransferase, producing MAGAAAEQRRLATVVESWRGRPVLVIGDAMLDEWRFADSDRLCREAPAPVLTLRRRISAAGGAANTAVNLAALGGLAALVAPVGADVAGDELHDCLDRAGVWDRTVNQSSRPTPVKRRMLAGNQILLREDSGDPDDVLTDDGVTRLLTAVSCAVEELRAASGGAAPTLVVCDYGLGALPAPIRAWLVANRHRFATVALDAHDLADWRGLAPTVVTPSFAEATRLLARATAAGVTAPAGGVDELHIDHPDPPDGPSELVVGTAPGEGRTTRTATLAPQVGTVPNRPPHPGGPTTAGGDPPPRGAFGVPAPGPDGTAPASATGLPANGTGGVPAGVPPTGPTGEPTPGEDRVALTGDGVAVTGAGITVSANGIGTDRARLAESRLAELRAHTGADVVAVTLDTEGAVVGDADGTARRSHATPVPASHAVGAGDAYLAAMTLALAAEAPLPTAAHLAQLVATITVSDTGTCVCRRQDLLAALGVTAEGGDQPVLIGPDDLAAIVATHRRADRSVVFTNGCFDVLHPGHVRYLEQAAELGDLLVVAVNSDDSVRRLKGPDRPVNPVEDRIALLAALACVDHVVVFAEDSPATLIEAVQPDVYVKGGDYPPEMVPEAPLVRRLGGEVRTLGYVPDRSTSAIIERIRAQQVGAVSRNSTGAGKPTGNRRPTATDHPNGSGHGKGNRGPFLTGHTP from the coding sequence ATGGCAGGAGCAGCAGCGGAACAGCGCCGGCTCGCCACCGTCGTGGAGAGTTGGCGGGGACGGCCCGTCCTGGTCATCGGCGACGCGATGCTCGACGAGTGGCGGTTCGCCGACTCCGACCGGCTCTGCCGGGAGGCGCCCGCCCCGGTGCTCACCCTGCGGCGGCGGATCTCCGCGGCCGGCGGGGCGGCGAACACCGCCGTGAACCTGGCCGCCCTGGGTGGCCTCGCCGCGCTGGTCGCCCCGGTCGGCGCCGACGTCGCCGGGGACGAACTGCACGACTGTCTCGACCGGGCGGGCGTCTGGGACCGGACGGTCAACCAGTCCAGCAGGCCCACCCCGGTCAAGCGCCGAATGCTCGCCGGCAACCAGATCCTGCTCCGGGAGGACTCCGGCGACCCGGACGACGTACTGACCGACGACGGGGTGACCCGGCTGCTGACCGCCGTGTCCTGCGCGGTCGAGGAGTTGCGTGCCGCGTCGGGCGGCGCCGCGCCGACCCTGGTGGTCTGCGACTACGGTCTCGGCGCGCTACCCGCGCCGATCCGGGCCTGGCTGGTCGCCAACCGGCACCGGTTCGCCACCGTCGCCCTGGACGCACACGACCTCGCCGACTGGCGTGGACTCGCCCCGACCGTGGTGACGCCAAGCTTCGCCGAGGCGACCCGGCTGCTCGCCCGCGCCACCGCCGCCGGTGTCACCGCCCCGGCCGGCGGCGTCGACGAACTGCACATCGACCATCCCGACCCGCCGGACGGCCCTTCCGAACTCGTCGTCGGCACCGCCCCGGGCGAGGGCCGGACCACCCGGACGGCCACTCTCGCCCCACAGGTCGGCACCGTCCCGAACCGGCCGCCACACCCTGGCGGCCCGACCACCGCCGGCGGTGACCCGCCACCCCGAGGCGCGTTCGGCGTACCGGCACCAGGCCCGGACGGTACGGCGCCCGCCAGCGCGACCGGCCTGCCGGCCAACGGCACAGGTGGCGTACCGGCTGGTGTGCCGCCCACCGGACCAACCGGTGAGCCGACCCCCGGCGAGGACCGGGTCGCGCTGACCGGGGACGGAGTCGCCGTCACCGGCGCCGGCATCACCGTCTCCGCCAACGGCATCGGCACCGACCGGGCGCGGCTGGCCGAGTCCCGACTCGCCGAGTTGCGCGCGCACACCGGGGCGGACGTGGTGGCGGTCACCCTGGACACCGAGGGCGCGGTGGTCGGCGACGCCGACGGTACGGCCCGACGCAGCCACGCCACCCCCGTGCCGGCCAGCCACGCGGTCGGGGCCGGGGACGCGTACCTGGCCGCCATGACGCTGGCCCTCGCCGCCGAGGCGCCCCTGCCCACCGCCGCCCACCTGGCCCAACTCGTCGCGACCATCACCGTCTCGGACACCGGTACCTGCGTCTGCCGACGCCAGGACCTGCTCGCCGCGCTCGGCGTGACGGCCGAGGGCGGCGACCAGCCGGTGCTGATCGGCCCGGACGACCTGGCCGCGATCGTCGCCACACACCGGCGGGCCGACCGGTCGGTGGTCTTCACCAACGGCTGCTTCGACGTACTCCACCCGGGTCACGTGCGCTACCTCGAACAGGCTGCCGAGTTGGGCGACCTGCTCGTCGTGGCGGTCAACTCGGACGACAGCGTCCGCCGGCTCAAGGGCCCGGACCGGCCGGTGAACCCGGTGGAGGACCGGATCGCCCTGCTCGCCGCGTTGGCCTGCGTCGACCATGTAGTGGTCTTCGCGGAGGATTCCCCGGCGACACTGATCGAGGCGGTCCAGCCCGACGTGTACGTCAAGGGCGGCGACTACCCGCCCGAGATGGTGCCCGAGGCACCCCTGGTCCGCCGGCTCGGCGGTGAGGTGCGCACCCTCGGCTACGTCCCCGACCGCTCCACCTCGGCGATCATCGAACGGATTCGCGCCCAGCAGGTCGGGGCGGTCTCCCGGAACAGCACCGGAGCCGGGAAGCCGACCGGCAACCGCCGGCCGACCGCCACCGACCATCCGAACGGCAGCGGGCACGGAAAGGGGAACCGGGGCCCCTTCCTCACCGGCCACACGCCGTGA
- a CDS encoding glycosyltransferase codes for MDVLIPTRNRAAELAVTLAGLAAQEGVPGFGVVVSDQSDGEPAFQHPAVATMVRALRHRGHPVLLTRRLPRRGLAEHRAYLLDRSAARYVLCLDDDIWLEPGALPRLVTAISELGCGFVGNGVHGLSYLDDVRPQAHRHYEEWTGPPVPETVRPGTREWQRATIHSAANLLHVTGRLELPPDAWRAYKISWIGGCVLYDRTRLVEAGGFDFWHRLPERHQGEDVAAQLAVLARYGGAGILPSGAYHLESPTTVTERDVEAWELVLAEPDPAHTP; via the coding sequence CTGGACGTGCTGATCCCCACCCGGAACCGGGCGGCCGAACTCGCGGTCACCCTCGCCGGGCTGGCCGCCCAGGAGGGCGTACCCGGGTTCGGGGTGGTGGTCAGCGACCAGTCCGACGGCGAACCGGCGTTCCAGCACCCGGCGGTCGCCACGATGGTCCGGGCGCTGCGGCACCGGGGGCATCCGGTGCTGCTCACCCGCCGGTTGCCCCGACGCGGCCTGGCCGAACACCGGGCGTACCTGCTGGACCGGTCGGCGGCCCGGTACGTGCTCTGCCTCGACGACGACATCTGGCTCGAGCCGGGTGCGCTGCCCCGGCTGGTCACCGCCATCAGCGAGCTGGGCTGCGGCTTTGTCGGCAACGGGGTGCACGGCCTGTCCTACCTCGACGACGTCCGGCCGCAGGCCCACCGGCACTACGAGGAGTGGACCGGTCCACCCGTCCCGGAGACGGTCCGCCCCGGAACCCGCGAATGGCAGCGCGCGACCATCCACTCGGCGGCGAACCTGTTGCACGTGACCGGACGGCTGGAACTGCCGCCGGACGCCTGGCGGGCGTACAAGATCTCCTGGATCGGCGGCTGCGTGCTCTACGACCGGACGCGACTGGTCGAGGCGGGCGGCTTCGACTTCTGGCACCGGCTGCCCGAGCGCCACCAGGGCGAGGACGTGGCGGCGCAGCTCGCCGTGCTGGCCCGGTACGGCGGGGCCGGCATCCTGCCCAGCGGGGCGTACCACCTGGAGTCGCCGACCACGGTGACCGAACGGGACGTGGAAGCGTGGGAACTCGTCCTCGCCGAACCCGACCCCGCCCACACCCCCTGA
- a CDS encoding glycosyltransferase family 9 protein, whose amino-acid sequence MLGPVSGRVPDVERIAVLRANALGDFIFVLPTLDALRAAYPEAELVLLGAPWHAKLFGDRPGPVDRVLVVPPAPGIRGRDPGEPESSMDDFLAAARAERFDLALQVHGGGANSNPFVSGLGARVTAGLRAEDAPPLDRWLRYVYYQHEVIRYLEVAALVGAPATTVLPTLAVTDTDRLEARAVLGAPSRPRVALHPGATDTRRRWPAERFAEVARELVADGYEVLVTGTPAEQEVVDRVVAAAGVPVRPQVGTLSLGALAACYADCALVVSNDTGPLHLAAAVGAPTVGVFWVGNLINVGHPLRGRHRPIMSWRVHCPVCGVDCTPGVYPARPGDGDCPHRDSFVTDVPTVEVVEAARELLTTAG is encoded by the coding sequence GTGCTGGGGCCGGTCAGCGGGCGTGTGCCGGACGTCGAGCGGATCGCCGTGCTGCGCGCCAACGCGCTCGGTGACTTCATCTTCGTCCTGCCGACGCTGGACGCGCTGCGGGCCGCGTACCCGGAGGCGGAGCTGGTGCTGCTCGGCGCGCCGTGGCACGCGAAGCTGTTCGGCGACCGGCCGGGCCCGGTGGACCGGGTGCTGGTGGTCCCGCCGGCACCGGGGATCCGGGGCCGCGACCCGGGCGAACCGGAGTCGTCCATGGACGACTTCCTGGCCGCCGCCCGGGCCGAGCGCTTCGACCTGGCGTTGCAGGTGCACGGTGGCGGGGCCAACTCGAACCCGTTCGTCAGTGGGCTCGGCGCGCGGGTCACCGCCGGGCTGCGGGCCGAGGACGCGCCGCCGCTGGACCGCTGGCTCCGGTACGTCTACTACCAGCACGAGGTGATCCGCTACCTGGAGGTGGCCGCGCTGGTCGGCGCACCCGCCACCACCGTCCTGCCCACCCTCGCGGTGACCGACACCGACCGGCTCGAGGCGCGGGCGGTGCTCGGTGCGCCGAGCCGGCCCCGGGTGGCGCTGCACCCGGGAGCGACCGACACCCGCCGTCGCTGGCCGGCCGAGCGGTTCGCCGAGGTCGCCCGGGAACTGGTCGCCGACGGGTACGAGGTGCTGGTCACCGGCACTCCGGCCGAACAGGAGGTGGTGGACCGGGTGGTCGCGGCGGCCGGCGTGCCGGTCCGCCCCCAGGTCGGCACGCTCAGCCTCGGCGCGCTGGCCGCCTGCTACGCGGACTGCGCCCTGGTGGTGTCGAACGACACCGGTCCGCTGCACCTGGCGGCGGCGGTCGGTGCGCCGACGGTGGGCGTCTTCTGGGTCGGCAACCTGATCAACGTGGGGCACCCGCTGCGCGGCCGGCACCGGCCGATCATGTCCTGGCGGGTGCACTGCCCGGTCTGCGGCGTGGACTGCACCCCCGGCGTGTACCCGGCCCGGCCGGGCGACGGCGACTGCCCGCACCGAGACTCGTTCGTCACCGACGTGCCGACCGTCGAGGTCGTCGAGGCCGCCCGCGAACTCCTCACCACCGCCGGGTGA
- a CDS encoding Hsp20/alpha crystallin family protein: MSEQPGGGPGQGWRERSPGWDPMGELQALRGELARLVGGPSGPPEVELTETAEGWEVVVRLPGVAPEEVAVELDDRELCVRARSEAEVNADHGIPGGLETRGFEYRVDLPSRVDPDAIDAVMDHGLLRVRLPRAARPAPRTITVGPSPTVRPGPSAPPRPVDRRAGQGGNPVDPAADRELHHPDVGTGSGPAVTDRPDPARPEPADGSDEIDRP, translated from the coding sequence ATGAGTGAGCAGCCGGGCGGCGGTCCCGGTCAGGGCTGGCGGGAACGGTCGCCGGGCTGGGATCCGATGGGCGAGTTGCAGGCGCTCCGTGGCGAGCTGGCCCGCCTGGTCGGCGGCCCGTCCGGACCACCCGAGGTGGAGCTGACCGAGACCGCCGAGGGTTGGGAGGTCGTCGTCCGGCTGCCGGGGGTGGCCCCGGAGGAGGTGGCCGTCGAACTCGACGACCGGGAACTCTGTGTGCGGGCCCGCTCGGAGGCCGAGGTCAACGCCGACCACGGTATCCCCGGCGGGTTGGAGACCCGGGGTTTCGAGTACCGGGTGGACCTGCCGTCCCGGGTGGACCCGGACGCGATCGACGCCGTCATGGACCACGGACTGCTCCGGGTGCGGCTGCCCCGGGCGGCCCGACCCGCGCCGCGCACCATCACCGTCGGCCCGTCACCAACTGTTCGGCCGGGACCATCGGCACCGCCGCGCCCCGTCGACCGCCGCGCCGGTCAGGGTGGGAATCCCGTCGACCCGGCCGCCGACCGGGAGCTGCACCACCCGGACGTGGGCACCGGCTCCGGACCGGCCGTCACCGACCGACCCGACCCTGCCCGACCCGAGCCGGCCGACGGTTCGGACGAGATCGACCGGCCGTAG
- a CDS encoding DUF2231 domain-containing protein yields MESRLKVLGHPVHPMLVMFPFALLVTAVFFDFVDTLGGSAVFGEIAYWNIAVGLVMGLLAAAAGSVDLHAIPAGTRAKRIGLTHAAANLAVVLLFAAVWVVRFNADSRAAGGALIAIEVVALAILGISGWLGGELVDRLGVGVYPEADLNAPSSLRHETATPRRGEMR; encoded by the coding sequence ATGGAGAGCCGACTCAAGGTGCTCGGGCACCCTGTGCACCCCATGCTGGTGATGTTCCCGTTCGCCCTGCTGGTGACCGCGGTCTTCTTCGACTTCGTCGACACGCTCGGCGGGTCCGCCGTCTTCGGGGAGATCGCGTACTGGAACATCGCTGTCGGACTGGTCATGGGTCTGCTCGCGGCGGCCGCCGGCTCGGTCGACCTGCACGCCATCCCGGCCGGCACCCGGGCCAAGCGGATCGGGCTCACCCACGCCGCCGCCAACCTGGCGGTGGTCCTGCTCTTCGCGGCCGTCTGGGTGGTCCGCTTCAACGCTGACTCGCGGGCGGCCGGCGGCGCGCTCATCGCCATCGAGGTGGTCGCCCTGGCCATTCTCGGCATCAGCGGGTGGCTCGGCGGTGAACTGGTCGACCGGCTCGGCGTCGGGGTGTACCCAGAAGCCGATCTGAACGCCCCCAGCTCGCTGCGGCACGAGACAGCCACCCCGCGGCGCGGGGAGATGCGGTGA
- a CDS encoding pyridoxamine 5'-phosphate oxidase family protein translates to MTTEITSAEELRELLGQPNARAAGKERRVLHELDRQWLAASPFCLIATSGADGTCDVSPKGDPPGFTLVLDERTIAIPERPGNRRADGFHNILENPHVGLVFLVPGRTDTLRINGRARLLRDAPFFDRMVVKGHRPALATVVEIEQVFHHCGKAFLRSELWKPETWQPDALPSRARIAKTIETPESELTDLEQYYGPAYLKKLYA, encoded by the coding sequence GTGACGACGGAGATCACCTCGGCTGAGGAGCTACGTGAGCTGCTCGGCCAGCCGAACGCCCGGGCGGCCGGCAAGGAGCGCCGCGTCCTGCACGAGCTGGACCGGCAGTGGCTGGCCGCCTCGCCGTTCTGCCTCATCGCCACCTCCGGCGCGGACGGCACCTGCGACGTCTCGCCCAAGGGCGACCCGCCCGGCTTCACCCTGGTGCTGGACGAGCGGACCATCGCCATCCCGGAGCGTCCCGGCAACCGGCGGGCCGACGGCTTCCACAACATCCTGGAAAATCCGCACGTCGGGCTGGTCTTCCTGGTCCCCGGCCGGACGGACACACTGCGTATCAACGGCCGAGCAAGGTTGCTCCGGGACGCGCCGTTCTTCGACCGGATGGTCGTGAAGGGACACCGTCCGGCACTCGCCACCGTCGTGGAGATCGAGCAGGTGTTCCACCACTGCGGAAAGGCGTTCCTCCGCTCCGAGCTGTGGAAACCGGAGACCTGGCAGCCGGACGCGCTGCCGTCCCGGGCCCGGATCGCCAAGACGATCGAGACCCCCGAGTCCGAACTGACCGACCTGGAGCAGTACTACGGCCCGGCGTACCTCAAGAAGCTGTACGCCTGA
- a CDS encoding winged helix-turn-helix domain-containing protein: protein MDELLGSLLRKIENGSYPPGSQLPSGRTLAAEYDVSHSTIQRAIATLRERGILVGRPGRGVFVAEK from the coding sequence ATGGATGAGCTGCTCGGCAGCCTGTTGCGCAAGATCGAGAACGGTTCGTATCCGCCCGGCTCCCAGTTGCCATCCGGCCGGACCCTCGCCGCCGAATACGACGTCTCTCACTCGACCATCCAGCGGGCCATAGCAACCCTGCGCGAACGGGGCATTCTGGTCGGGCGGCCGGGACGGGGTGTCTTCGTCGCCGAGAAGTAG
- a CDS encoding class I SAM-dependent methyltransferase, with the protein MRHGEFEDPRLVTVYDAECPWGPDDDFFLAVVGETPQARVLDLGCGTGRLTLALADAGHRVTGIDPARASLDAARAKPGADRVTWIEGTATDLPDRSFDVAVMTSHVAQFFTTDEEWDAVLADLRRALVPGGRLVFDSRDPADRRWERWNPVDSRRHPRLPDGRTVEAWTEVTEIRGDLVSFTHHYRFPPSPAGDPHHLRHIGVSNEPETPTCRKRSGSPHEDTRLELESSAMLRFRTEAQLRASLHAHGFAVEHVHGGWQREPVGAGDGELLLIARSS; encoded by the coding sequence ATGCGCCACGGGGAGTTCGAGGATCCTCGGCTCGTCACCGTCTACGACGCCGAGTGCCCGTGGGGGCCCGACGACGACTTCTTCCTCGCGGTGGTCGGCGAAACCCCGCAGGCCCGCGTACTGGACCTGGGCTGCGGCACCGGGCGGCTCACCCTCGCCCTGGCCGACGCCGGCCACCGGGTCACCGGCATCGATCCGGCCCGTGCCTCCCTCGACGCCGCCCGCGCCAAGCCGGGCGCGGACCGGGTGACCTGGATCGAGGGCACCGCCACGGACCTGCCCGACCGGTCCTTCGACGTGGCCGTGATGACCAGCCACGTCGCACAGTTCTTCACCACCGACGAGGAGTGGGATGCGGTCCTCGCCGATCTGCGCCGGGCGCTCGTACCCGGTGGGCGGTTGGTCTTCGACTCGCGCGACCCCGCCGACCGACGCTGGGAACGGTGGAACCCGGTCGACTCACGACGCCACCCGCGCCTACCCGACGGCCGGACGGTCGAGGCGTGGACCGAGGTCACCGAGATCCGGGGTGACCTGGTCTCCTTCACTCACCACTACCGCTTCCCGCCCTCACCGGCCGGTGATCCACACCACTTACGGCATATCGGGGTCTCCAATGAACCGGAGACCCCGACATGCCGCAAACGGAGTGGATCTCCGCATGAGGACACCCGCCTGGAGCTCGAAAGCTCGGCGATGCTGCGGTTCCGGACCGAGGCCCAGCTCCGCGCCTCGCTGCACGCACATGGGTTCGCCGTCGAACATGTGCACGGTGGATGGCAGCGCGAGCCTGTCGGGGCGGGAGACGGCGAACTCCTGCTGATCGCCCGTTCCAGCTGA
- a CDS encoding GNAT family N-acetyltransferase — protein sequence MLIDYWPLLGLRVRTARLELRLPTEDELAELAEVAARGVHEPGERPFLLPWTEGTPIERARALLQAHWHRRGEWTPQSWKLDLVVFAQGRPAGVQEVWAREFAVRREVATGSWLGLAYHGQGIGTEMRAAALHLAFAGLGAAHATTASFVDNAPPLAVSRKLGYQPDGISRDVRDGEVLVSQRLRLTREDWARTDRPEVVLDGLAPCLDLFGAV from the coding sequence GTGCTCATCGATTACTGGCCGCTGCTGGGACTGCGGGTCCGCACCGCCCGGCTCGAACTCCGACTGCCCACCGAGGACGAGTTGGCCGAGCTGGCAGAGGTTGCCGCCCGGGGCGTGCACGAGCCGGGTGAGCGACCGTTTCTGCTGCCGTGGACGGAGGGCACCCCGATCGAGCGGGCCCGCGCCCTGCTCCAGGCCCACTGGCATCGGCGGGGCGAATGGACCCCGCAGTCGTGGAAACTCGACCTGGTCGTCTTCGCCCAGGGCCGGCCGGCGGGCGTCCAGGAGGTCTGGGCACGGGAGTTCGCGGTACGCCGTGAGGTGGCGACCGGCTCCTGGCTCGGTCTGGCGTACCACGGTCAGGGAATCGGCACGGAGATGCGCGCCGCCGCGCTGCACCTGGCCTTCGCCGGGCTCGGGGCCGCGCACGCGACCACCGCGTCCTTCGTCGACAACGCCCCGCCGCTCGCGGTCTCTCGCAAACTGGGGTACCAGCCGGACGGGATCAGTCGGGACGTCCGCGACGGCGAGGTGCTCGTTTCCCAGCGACTGCGCCTGACCAGGGAAGACTGGGCACGGACAGATCGTCCGGAGGTCGTACTCGATGGCCTGGCCCCCTGCCTGGACCTGTTCGGCGCGGTCTGA
- a CDS encoding MazG nucleotide pyrophosphohydrolase domain-containing protein, with the protein MELSELTDAVETVSRNYARRHGITQDATWFLLKLQEEVGELTQAFLMRTGQARDKGLSAQEIDERFRAELADVLCQVLVMARHHGVDLRTEVERKWLRWRPLPASEPDR; encoded by the coding sequence GTGGAGTTGAGCGAACTCACCGACGCTGTCGAGACGGTTTCCCGCAACTACGCCCGGCGGCACGGGATCACCCAGGACGCGACCTGGTTCCTGCTGAAGCTTCAGGAGGAGGTGGGCGAGCTGACCCAGGCCTTTCTGATGCGTACGGGCCAGGCCCGGGACAAGGGGCTCAGCGCGCAGGAGATCGACGAGAGGTTCCGGGCGGAACTGGCCGACGTGCTGTGCCAGGTGCTGGTCATGGCCCGGCACCATGGCGTCGACCTGCGGACCGAGGTCGAACGGAAGTGGCTGCGGTGGAGGCCGCTTCCCGCCTCGGAACCCGACCGTTAA
- a CDS encoding GNAT family N-acetyltransferase, which yields MIEARPYAEADRAALRDLFARAGAGAPGSSLWGHAESAAAVYLDPYLDLAPGSLFVATDRGTLVGYLTGCLDSSTFPSEEERIGAAFRRYRLPLRPTTAPFLGRALADGILTALRRQPTAGDFTDRRWPSHLHINVAPEGRGTGAAAQLMSHWFDQLEQAGSPGCHLQTLVENTRAVRFFTRMGFAPYGPTPLVPGVRDGGRRLHQQTMVQSWDRTQVGGSNPSTHR from the coding sequence ATGATCGAGGCCCGGCCGTACGCGGAGGCGGACCGCGCCGCACTGCGTGATCTGTTCGCACGGGCCGGTGCCGGTGCCCCAGGTTCGTCGCTGTGGGGGCACGCCGAATCCGCAGCGGCCGTCTACCTGGACCCGTACCTGGATCTGGCTCCGGGATCGCTGTTCGTCGCCACCGACCGGGGGACGCTGGTCGGCTACCTGACGGGGTGCCTGGACAGTTCGACCTTCCCCAGCGAGGAGGAGCGCATCGGGGCGGCATTCCGCCGGTATCGGCTTCCCCTGCGTCCCACGACCGCGCCGTTCCTCGGCCGGGCCCTGGCGGACGGGATCCTGACCGCCCTCCGGCGGCAACCCACCGCAGGGGACTTCACGGACCGACGATGGCCGTCGCACCTGCACATCAACGTGGCGCCCGAAGGCCGGGGCACCGGCGCCGCCGCGCAGTTGATGAGCCATTGGTTCGACCAGCTCGAGCAGGCCGGCTCGCCCGGGTGTCACCTACAGACGCTGGTGGAGAACACCCGGGCGGTGCGGTTCTTCACCCGGATGGGATTCGCCCCGTACGGGCCGACACCGCTGGTGCCCGGTGTCCGCGACGGTGGCCGTCGACTCCACCAGCAGACCATGGTCCAAAGCTGGGACCGGACGCAGGTCGGCGGGAGCAACCCGTCCACTCACCGCTAG
- a CDS encoding ABC transporter ATP-binding protein, which produces MNNDSWLHALGQELARHQLGPDVTRHVIAEAAAHLRDSGQPALRAFGTPQGYAAAVADSLAARRPPRRPPGRVRLDARGVTKRYGRRTVLRDVDLTVRAGEVVAVVGANGCGKSTFLRVCAGLISADTGEVVVDGVLGYCPQDAGTYDFLRPDEHFVLVGAGRGMDRARSRRLGRAGAAALQWDPAEGTQARHLSGGTRQKLNLVMASMGDPDVLLLDEPYQGFDRGTYLDFWQHVWRWRDEGRAIVVVTHLLSQLDQVDQVLDLTVREVAA; this is translated from the coding sequence GTGAACAACGACAGCTGGCTACACGCGCTCGGCCAGGAGTTGGCCAGGCACCAGCTCGGCCCGGACGTGACCCGCCACGTCATCGCCGAGGCCGCCGCGCATCTGCGCGACAGCGGCCAGCCGGCGCTGCGGGCCTTCGGCACGCCGCAGGGGTACGCGGCCGCCGTCGCGGACAGCCTCGCCGCCCGGCGCCCACCGCGCCGTCCGCCCGGCCGCGTCCGGCTCGACGCGCGTGGGGTGACCAAGAGGTACGGCCGCCGCACCGTCCTGCGGGACGTCGATCTGACCGTACGCGCGGGCGAGGTGGTGGCGGTCGTCGGCGCCAACGGGTGCGGCAAGAGCACGTTCCTGCGGGTCTGCGCCGGTCTGATCTCCGCAGACACGGGAGAGGTGGTGGTCGACGGCGTGCTGGGTTACTGCCCGCAGGACGCCGGGACGTACGACTTCCTCCGACCCGACGAGCACTTCGTCCTGGTCGGTGCGGGTCGGGGCATGGACCGGGCCCGGTCGCGGCGGCTGGGGCGGGCCGGTGCCGCCGCGTTGCAGTGGGACCCAGCGGAAGGAACGCAGGCCCGGCACCTGTCCGGCGGTACCCGGCAGAAGCTCAACCTGGTGATGGCCTCGATGGGCGACCCCGACGTGCTGCTGCTCGACGAGCCGTACCAGGGCTTCGACCGGGGCACGTACCTCGACTTCTGGCAGCACGTGTGGCGATGGCGCGACGAGGGCCGGGCGATCGTCGTGGTCACCCACCTGCTCAGCCAACTGGACCAGGTCGACCAGGTGCTGGACCTGACCGTGCGGGAGGTGGCCGCGTGA
- a CDS encoding PadR family transcriptional regulator → MDQDRRGQWLRGVLDVCVLALLCRRESYGYELAQALDQAGLGQIQGGTLYPVLLRLQRSGLITAEWREGETGPARKYYRLTTSGQQTVRRLAADWTAFAGRVDAIFREELP, encoded by the coding sequence GTGGATCAGGATCGGCGTGGGCAGTGGCTGCGTGGCGTCCTCGACGTCTGCGTGCTGGCGCTGCTGTGTCGGCGGGAGTCCTACGGCTACGAGCTGGCGCAGGCCCTCGACCAGGCCGGACTGGGGCAGATCCAGGGCGGCACGCTCTATCCGGTGCTGCTGCGGTTGCAACGCTCCGGGCTGATCACCGCCGAATGGCGTGAGGGCGAAACCGGCCCGGCGCGCAAGTACTACCGCCTCACGACGTCCGGCCAGCAGACCGTACGCCGGCTGGCCGCCGACTGGACCGCGTTCGCCGGCCGGGTGGACGCCATATTCCGGGAGGAACTGCCGTGA
- a CDS encoding DinB family protein encodes MDDLVAGSAPTAHHAFLLQSLAWKRSHVLEAIEGLDDEALNRAHVASGWTPLDLVRHLTVDVERYWFQAVMLAEPDAVAFASGDSSGWQVGVPEAYDDVVAAYRDEITRSDRVLASLAPEAKPRWVEGAVGRADLTSVIVHVLVDTATHAGQLDIVREGIDGRQYLVVHP; translated from the coding sequence ATGGATGACCTCGTGGCCGGTTCGGCGCCCACCGCTCATCACGCCTTCCTGCTGCAAAGCCTTGCCTGGAAGCGTTCGCACGTTCTCGAGGCGATCGAGGGTCTCGACGACGAAGCGCTCAACCGAGCCCACGTCGCGTCCGGCTGGACCCCGCTTGACCTGGTCCGGCATCTCACCGTCGACGTCGAGCGATACTGGTTTCAGGCGGTGATGCTGGCGGAGCCCGACGCGGTCGCCTTCGCGTCCGGCGACAGCTCCGGATGGCAGGTCGGCGTGCCCGAGGCATACGACGACGTTGTGGCGGCGTACCGCGACGAGATAACCCGATCCGACCGTGTGCTGGCATCCCTGGCGCCAGAGGCGAAACCACGGTGGGTCGAGGGAGCGGTGGGACGGGCCGACCTGACCTCCGTCATCGTGCATGTCCTCGTGGACACCGCCACCCACGCCGGCCAGCTCGACATCGTGCGTGAAGGAATTGACGGCCGACAGTACTTAGTCGTTCACCCCTGA